Genomic DNA from Romeriopsis navalis LEGE 11480:
GTAACACTCTCGGTATCTGGACGTATTGCTATCTCTCTAACTTTACGGTGGACCCCGAAAACTGGAGTAGATCACGTTGGACAGTCCGTAGACTCATTCCCACTGCATGGGCAATCGCCGCCGTCGACCAGTGCTGTTCATGGTAAAGCTGATGTACTTTGTGATGGATGGCTTGACGTTTTTGACAATGGGCACTCAGCGCCGGGGGACTGTCTGCATTTGGTGCGGGCGTATTTTTCGGTTCAGCCGCAGTGGCGACGGGTATCGGGGGCATTTGCATGGCTTTGAGCTCCGCTTGATGGTCTTGCATGACAGTCTCCAAGACGCTCGCCAGATTATGCAAGGGATGAAATCGGTCCGCCACTTGTATCGCTTTGGGCGCACCGATATTCATTGCTTTGCGATAGGTTTTAGAAAGGTCCCGCGATAAGATTTCAATCCCTGGATGAGCTACTAACCAGGGTTCTGTTGCAAAAAAGAGGTCTTGATTCAGTAACTGGGCAATCTGAAGGAGTCGTTAATCGTCCCCAGTCAAATTTATGTCTGCTCCCCGTCCCTTCAAATGGCGTCATTATGAAGCCGACATCA
This window encodes:
- a CDS encoding transposase, translated to MAQLLNQDLFFATEPWLVAHPGIEILSRDLSKTYRKAMNIGAPKAIQVADRFHPLHNLASVLETVMQDHQAELKAMQMPPIPVATAAEPKNTPAPNADSPPALSAHCQKRQAIHHKVHQLYHEQHWSTAAIAHAVGMSLRTVQRDLLQFSGSTVKLER